Proteins from a single region of Primulina tabacum isolate GXHZ01 chromosome 5, ASM2559414v2, whole genome shotgun sequence:
- the LOC142547256 gene encoding uncharacterized protein LOC142547256 isoform X1, which produces MTTSSLRLLQLPLPNTNINTLSHFHSLSFSSHNLRRFASSPCSCYQKNKWLCGYGKRQQQIYNLRDGKKSEIQMGGSDDEISTQIPTQAQSLVEGSGAVLVSEYKPVPDVDYLQELLAIQQQGPRAIGFFGTRNMGFMHQELIEILSYALVITKNHIYTSGASGTNAAVIRGALRAEKPELLTVILPQSLKKQPPESQELLSKVQNVIEKPHNDHLPLIEASRLCNMDIISQVQQIICFAFHDSRLLMETCQEAKNMRKIVTLFYLD; this is translated from the exons ATGACAACTTCCTCTTTGAGGCTACTCCAGTTGCCTCTTCCAAATACTAATATCAATACTTTGAGCCACTTCCATTCCCTTTCTTTTTCTTCGCATAATCTCAGAAGATTTGCTTCGTCGCCATGCTCGTGTTACCAGAAAAACaag TGGCTTTGCGGATATGGCAAAAGACAACAACAAATTTATAATCTGAGGGATGGCAAGAAGAGTGAGATACAGATGGGTGGTTCCGATGATGAAATATCAACTCAGATTCCAACCCAAGCCCAATCTCTTGTTGAAGGGTCTGGAGCTGTTTTGGTATCCGAGTATAAGCCTGTTCCTGATGTGGACTACCTACAG GAGTTGCTAGCAATTCAACAACAAGGACCTAGAGCAATTGGATTTTTTGGGACAAGGAATATGGGGTTCATGCACCAAGAACTTATTGAGATTCTAAGCTATGCATTGGTTATAACG aaaaatcatatttatacaTCGGGAGCCTCAGGTACTAATGCTGCTGTAATCAGAGGAGCTCTTCGTGCTGAAAAACCAGAGCTGCTCACTGTCATACTGCCACAGAGTTTAAAAAAGCAACCCCCAGAAAGTCAAGAGTTACTTTCTAAG GTACAAAATGTGATAGAGAAACCACACAATGATCATCTTCCATTGATAGAGGCCAGCAG GCTGTGCAACATGGACATCATCTCGCAAGTACAACAAATCATATGTTTTGCCTTTCATGACAGTAGATTGCTCATGGAAACTTGTCAAGAAGCAAAAAATATGCGCAAGATCGTTACTCTTTTTTACCTTGATTGA
- the LOC142547256 gene encoding uncharacterized protein LOC142547256 isoform X2 translates to MGGSDDEISTQIPTQAQSLVEGSGAVLVSEYKPVPDVDYLQELLAIQQQGPRAIGFFGTRNMGFMHQELIEILSYALVITKNHIYTSGASGTNAAVIRGALRAEKPELLTVILPQSLKKQPPESQELLSKVQNVIEKPHNDHLPLIEASRLCNMDIISQVQQIICFAFHDSRLLMETCQEAKNMRKIVTLFYLD, encoded by the exons ATGGGTGGTTCCGATGATGAAATATCAACTCAGATTCCAACCCAAGCCCAATCTCTTGTTGAAGGGTCTGGAGCTGTTTTGGTATCCGAGTATAAGCCTGTTCCTGATGTGGACTACCTACAG GAGTTGCTAGCAATTCAACAACAAGGACCTAGAGCAATTGGATTTTTTGGGACAAGGAATATGGGGTTCATGCACCAAGAACTTATTGAGATTCTAAGCTATGCATTGGTTATAACG aaaaatcatatttatacaTCGGGAGCCTCAGGTACTAATGCTGCTGTAATCAGAGGAGCTCTTCGTGCTGAAAAACCAGAGCTGCTCACTGTCATACTGCCACAGAGTTTAAAAAAGCAACCCCCAGAAAGTCAAGAGTTACTTTCTAAG GTACAAAATGTGATAGAGAAACCACACAATGATCATCTTCCATTGATAGAGGCCAGCAG GCTGTGCAACATGGACATCATCTCGCAAGTACAACAAATCATATGTTTTGCCTTTCATGACAGTAGATTGCTCATGGAAACTTGTCAAGAAGCAAAAAATATGCGCAAGATCGTTACTCTTTTTTACCTTGATTGA